The Nostoc sp. 'Lobaria pulmonaria (5183) cyanobiont' genome window below encodes:
- the ftsH2 gene encoding ATP-dependent zinc metalloprotease FtsH2, with translation MKFSWKVVALWTLPALVIGFFFWQGAFAGAPADMSKNAANTRMTYGRFLEYLNSDRVSSVDLYEGGRTAIIEARDPDIENRVQRWRVDLPINAPELISKLKEKAISFDAHPMRNDGAIWGLLGNLIFPVLLITGLFFLFRRSSNLPGGPGQAMNFGKSKARFQMEAKTGVKFDDVAGIEEAKEELQEVVTFLKQPERFTAVGARIPKGVLLVGPPGTGKTLLAKAIAGEAGVPFFSISGSEFVEMFVGVGASRVRDLFKKAKDNAPCIIFIDEIDAVGRQRGAGIGGGNDEREQTLNQLLTEMDGFEGNTGIIIIAATNRPDVLDSALLRPGRFDRQVTVDAPDIKGRLEILQVHARNKKLDPSVSLDAIARRTPGFTGADLANLLNEGAILTARRRKEAITLREIDDAVDRVVAGMEGTPLVDSKSKRLIAYHEIGHALVGTLLKDHDPVQKVTLIPRGQAQGLTWFTPNEEQGLISRSQLKARITGALGGRAAEEVIFGAAEVTTGAGGDLQQLSGMARQMVTRFGMSDLGPLSLESQQGEVFLGRDWTTRSEYSESIASRIDGQVREIVEQCYDNAKKIIRDHRTVTDRLVDLLIEKETIDGEEFRQIVAEYAEVPEKQQYVPQL, from the coding sequence ATGAAATTCTCTTGGAAAGTCGTAGCACTCTGGACGTTGCCGGCTTTGGTAATTGGCTTTTTCTTCTGGCAAGGGGCGTTTGCAGGCGCTCCTGCTGACATGAGCAAGAATGCAGCCAATACTCGCATGACTTATGGTCGCTTTCTAGAATACTTGAACAGCGATCGCGTCAGCAGTGTGGATCTTTACGAAGGCGGTAGGACGGCAATTATAGAAGCCCGCGATCCAGACATCGAAAATCGTGTCCAAAGGTGGCGTGTAGATTTGCCTATTAACGCTCCTGAGTTAATTAGCAAGCTCAAAGAAAAAGCCATTAGTTTTGATGCTCACCCCATGCGGAATGATGGCGCAATTTGGGGATTGTTGGGTAATCTCATCTTTCCAGTTTTATTGATTACTGGGTTGTTCTTTTTGTTCCGGCGTTCTAGCAACCTCCCCGGCGGTCCAGGTCAAGCAATGAACTTCGGCAAATCCAAAGCACGTTTTCAAATGGAGGCAAAAACCGGAGTCAAATTTGACGACGTAGCCGGGATCGAAGAAGCTAAGGAAGAACTGCAAGAAGTTGTCACCTTCCTGAAGCAGCCAGAAAGATTTACGGCTGTGGGCGCACGGATTCCCAAAGGAGTGCTGTTAGTTGGGCCTCCTGGAACTGGTAAAACTTTACTAGCAAAAGCGATCGCAGGTGAAGCAGGCGTACCTTTCTTCAGTATTTCTGGTTCAGAATTTGTGGAAATGTTCGTTGGTGTGGGTGCATCCCGCGTCCGCGATTTGTTCAAGAAAGCTAAAGATAACGCCCCCTGTATCATCTTCATCGATGAAATTGACGCTGTAGGACGGCAACGGGGCGCTGGTATCGGTGGCGGTAATGATGAGAGAGAGCAAACCCTTAACCAGTTGCTCACCGAAATGGACGGGTTTGAAGGTAATACAGGCATCATTATTATTGCTGCTACCAACCGTCCCGACGTACTAGACTCAGCCTTGTTGCGTCCCGGTCGCTTTGACCGCCAAGTAACAGTCGATGCACCCGATATCAAAGGGCGTTTGGAAATCTTGCAAGTCCATGCGCGGAATAAGAAATTAGACCCTAGTGTATCTTTAGATGCGATCGCTCGCCGAACTCCTGGATTCACTGGTGCTGATTTAGCCAACTTACTCAACGAAGGGGCTATTCTCACTGCTAGAAGACGTAAAGAAGCGATCACCCTCCGCGAAATTGATGATGCAGTGGATCGGGTAGTAGCTGGGATGGAAGGCACTCCCTTGGTAGATAGCAAGAGCAAGCGCTTAATTGCCTACCACGAAATCGGACACGCTTTGGTTGGGACTTTGTTAAAAGACCATGACCCAGTACAGAAAGTTACCTTAATCCCACGGGGACAAGCACAGGGTTTAACTTGGTTTACGCCCAACGAAGAACAGGGGTTAATTTCTCGTTCTCAGTTGAAAGCCAGAATTACTGGTGCTTTAGGTGGTCGCGCCGCTGAAGAGGTGATTTTTGGAGCTGCGGAAGTCACAACTGGCGCTGGTGGGGACTTGCAGCAACTATCGGGAATGGCCCGGCAGATGGTAACTCGTTTCGGGATGTCCGACTTAGGCCCACTGTCGTTAGAAAGCCAGCAGGGAGAAGTATTCTTGGGTCGTGACTGGACAACCCGATCTGAGTATTCTGAATCCATCGCTTCCCGCATTGATGGACAAGTCAGGGAAATTGTTGAGCAGTGCTACGACAATGCTAAGAAGATCATCCGTGACCATCGCACTGTCACCGATCGCTTAGTAGATTTGCTCATCGAAAAGGAAACTATTGATGGCGAAGAATTCCGCCAGATTGTAGCTGAGTACGCTGAAGTACCTGAGAAGCAACAGTACGTACCGCAACTGTAA
- the gltX gene encoding glutamate--tRNA ligase has product MTVRVRIAPSPTGNLHIGTARTAVFNWLFARHHGGKFILRIEDTDLERSRPEYTDNILEGLRWLGLNWDEGPFFQSQRLDIYKEAVEKLLDRGLAYRCYTTSEELEALREAQKARGEAPRYDNRHRNLTPEQRAAFEAEGRSSVIRFKIEDDREIIWNDLVRGKMSWRGSDLGGDMVIARASEEGSGQPLYNFVVVVDDIDMQITHVIRGEDHIANTAKQILLYEAMGAKIPEFSHTPLILNIEGRKLSKRDGVTSISDFKQMGFTAEGLVNYMTLLGWSPPDSTQEIFTLETAAKEFGFERVNKAGAKFDWDKLDWLNSQYIHNTPVDKLTDLLIPYWQAAGYKFDGGRERPWLEQLVTLISQSLTRLVDGVAQSQLFFNDTVKFSDEGSTQLKQEGSTAVLEAIVTALENQPQLSEAAAQEIIKQVVKEQKVKKGLVMRSLRAALTGDVHGPDLIQSWLLLNQIGLDQPRLSKAITEAK; this is encoded by the coding sequence GTGACTGTTAGAGTCCGTATTGCACCGAGTCCAACTGGAAATTTACATATTGGTACAGCTAGAACGGCTGTATTCAACTGGTTATTTGCCCGTCACCACGGCGGGAAGTTTATACTGCGAATAGAAGATACAGATTTAGAGCGATCGCGTCCCGAATACACCGACAATATTCTTGAAGGATTGCGCTGGCTAGGACTTAACTGGGATGAAGGGCCATTTTTCCAATCCCAACGCCTGGATATTTATAAAGAAGCAGTAGAAAAACTGCTAGATCGAGGATTAGCCTATCGCTGCTACACTACTTCCGAAGAACTAGAAGCGCTCAGAGAAGCTCAAAAAGCTAGAGGTGAAGCACCTCGCTATGACAACCGTCACCGTAACCTCACCCCAGAACAACGCGCTGCTTTTGAAGCAGAAGGTCGCTCCTCTGTGATTCGCTTTAAAATCGAAGACGATCGCGAAATTATCTGGAACGATCTAGTCAGGGGAAAGATGTCTTGGCGAGGTAGCGATTTAGGTGGTGATATGGTCATCGCCCGCGCTTCAGAAGAGGGTAGTGGTCAACCTTTATACAACTTCGTAGTTGTAGTGGATGACATTGATATGCAAATCACCCACGTCATTCGCGGAGAAGACCACATCGCGAATACTGCCAAGCAAATTCTGCTGTATGAAGCAATGGGTGCAAAAATTCCAGAGTTTTCTCACACGCCATTGATTTTGAACATAGAAGGACGCAAGCTTTCTAAGCGAGATGGCGTTACTTCCATTTCTGACTTTAAGCAAATGGGCTTTACTGCTGAAGGTTTGGTAAATTACATGACATTGCTGGGTTGGTCGCCACCAGACTCGACGCAAGAAATATTTACCTTAGAAACAGCAGCCAAAGAATTTGGTTTTGAGCGCGTCAATAAAGCAGGGGCAAAGTTTGACTGGGACAAGCTGGATTGGTTGAACAGTCAGTATATCCACAACACTCCAGTAGATAAACTCACAGATTTACTCATCCCCTATTGGCAAGCGGCTGGGTATAAATTTGATGGTGGAAGAGAACGCCCCTGGTTAGAACAGCTAGTAACTTTAATTAGCCAGAGTTTGACTCGCCTGGTAGATGGAGTAGCTCAAAGCCAATTGTTTTTTAACGACACAGTTAAATTTAGCGACGAAGGCAGTACACAACTAAAGCAAGAAGGTTCTACTGCTGTTCTTGAAGCGATTGTCACAGCTTTAGAAAATCAGCCACAACTGTCAGAAGCCGCCGCTCAGGAGATTATTAAACAAGTTGTGAAAGAGCAGAAAGTCAAAAAAGGCTTAGTAATGCGATCGCTCCGAGCAGCTTTAACTGGAGATGTTCATGGCCCCGACTTAATCCAATCTTGGTTACTACTAAATCAGATTGGTTTAGATCAGCCGCGCTTGAGTAAAGCGATAACGGAAGCTAAATAG
- a CDS encoding serine/threonine protein kinase: protein MNQSPFTSSSSTGLLANRYQLKQLIGSGGMGEVFLANDILLGGIPVAIKFLTQTVVNTKMQQDFAREALMSAALSQKSVHIVRAYDYGVNEKGKPYYVMEYLCGKNLKDLIPLSLPMFLTLSRQICLGLQCAHQGINIDGKICPLVHRDIKPANILVIPDPILGQLVKILDFGIARFLNYASTASTSSGFNGTLPYCSPEQLDGEKLDSCSDIYSLGVMMFEMLTGKKPWQPETDYFGAWYKAHHFETPKTIADVRPTLKIPHKLNNLIMACLGKKASDRPQNIAEILQVLNSLEQSDCPTFSPNLASNSILGSPLNSALPITVEQSYRQLLWPQNKPIQEIVFPQLLDIPQESITALWLMLSKQQIKNYAVSTRYNQFIFVTSPHPMLLWVTVLYNRQFAPKWLPCYLDMQNPQNLRMVSFLAENEQYPLIFFTLEAPHSCIKVLSSRIESTQRQMLKTWVQQSHSLPPASQPQLSKQLLKQQYKQMQSRILQHLESEPQVVLSRSF from the coding sequence GTGAATCAAAGCCCATTTACATCTTCAAGTAGTACGGGCTTGCTTGCCAATCGTTATCAACTCAAGCAATTAATTGGCAGCGGTGGCATGGGTGAAGTTTTTTTAGCAAATGATATTTTGTTAGGAGGTATACCAGTTGCTATCAAGTTTTTGACTCAAACTGTTGTTAATACCAAGATGCAACAAGACTTTGCTCGTGAAGCTTTAATGAGTGCAGCCTTAAGTCAAAAGAGCGTACATATAGTGCGGGCGTATGATTATGGTGTGAATGAGAAAGGAAAACCATACTACGTCATGGAATATCTATGTGGCAAGAATTTAAAGGATTTAATTCCGCTATCTCTGCCCATGTTTTTGACTCTCTCTCGTCAAATTTGTTTGGGCTTACAGTGTGCCCATCAAGGTATTAACATTGATGGCAAAATTTGTCCGTTGGTTCATCGAGATATCAAGCCTGCCAATATATTAGTTATTCCCGATCCGATATTGGGTCAGTTAGTTAAAATTCTCGATTTTGGTATTGCTAGATTTTTGAATTATGCATCAACAGCTAGTACAAGTAGTGGATTTAATGGCACTTTACCCTACTGTTCTCCAGAACAGCTAGATGGGGAAAAACTAGATAGTTGCTCTGATATTTATAGTCTGGGTGTGATGATGTTTGAGATGCTCACAGGCAAAAAACCTTGGCAACCAGAAACTGATTACTTTGGTGCTTGGTATAAAGCACATCACTTTGAAACACCAAAAACGATCGCAGATGTTAGACCTACTCTTAAAATACCTCACAAGCTAAATAATTTAATTATGGCTTGTCTAGGTAAAAAAGCAAGCGATCGCCCTCAAAATATCGCTGAAATTTTACAAGTTTTAAACAGTCTAGAACAGTCTGATTGTCCCACTTTCTCTCCAAATTTAGCCTCTAACTCCATCCTTGGCAGTCCCTTAAATTCTGCATTACCAATCACTGTAGAACAAAGCTATCGGCAACTTTTGTGGCCTCAAAATAAACCAATTCAAGAAATTGTTTTTCCCCAGCTTCTAGATATTCCACAAGAATCTATTACAGCCCTATGGTTGATGTTGTCTAAACAACAAATCAAAAACTATGCGGTTTCTACCCGTTACAACCAGTTTATATTTGTGACATCCCCTCACCCAATGTTGTTGTGGGTAACTGTACTCTATAATCGGCAATTTGCTCCTAAGTGGCTACCGTGCTACTTAGATATGCAAAATCCCCAAAATCTGAGGATGGTAAGTTTCCTGGCTGAAAATGAGCAATATCCTTTGATTTTCTTTACTCTGGAAGCACCACATTCCTGCATCAAGGTTCTCAGCAGTCGCATTGAGTCAACTCAGCGGCAAATGTTGAAAACTTGGGTGCAACAGAGCCATAGTCTACCACCCGCTTCTCAACCCCAATTGAGCAAACAGCTATTGAAACAGCAGTATAAACAAATGCAATCCCGAATATTGCAGCATTTAGAATCAGAGCCACAGGTTGTATTATCACGATCTTTTTAA
- a CDS encoding serine/threonine protein kinase, translating into MPENKMESMVGQKAELDDYIGQFLNNRYLIRDLIGKGGMGRVYLAEDTAKDGMPIAVKILSLSLANQQMSQRFAREIFIGAQLGRKSKHIVRILSYGVTEDKTPFYVMECLQGKNLKQILKTQPLTISRFLEICNQICLGLQCAHQGISLKGEIYPIVHRDIKPENIFIAEDIKKGEIVKILDFGIAKFLTERSGMTLTDSFIGSLPYCSPEHMEGRKLLDVRSDIYSLGVLMFEMLTGKHPFQTKSNSFGTWYQAHRFQMPPTVEEVNPQVKIPEILEKILMSCLAKEVSDRPQNINQILEDLEKVKAQLNDVIPSQSNDILKVSLPVQLVPATLLSEKECLQKIWPKNKPIASIGFPHLLQTPQKPIPTFWAMLPKEEIVKFLDKIHGTEFISKMNVYPMLLWVTVLYDIQPSTTKWLPYFLDIKDNKGQNIARSLAEVGYYHLLFFPLEDPTHCSHVTTLNLTAKQRQQLLDWLDMSQQSNELILPNQAKNILRTEYEKLKLEILQNLATHQKIEKEGLKNWMTKLLEMFLKLILRP; encoded by the coding sequence ATGCCAGAAAATAAAATGGAGAGTATGGTAGGGCAAAAGGCAGAATTAGACGATTACATCGGACAATTTTTAAACAATCGCTATTTAATCAGAGATTTGATTGGCAAAGGGGGGATGGGTAGAGTTTATCTAGCGGAGGATACTGCTAAAGATGGTATGCCGATCGCAGTCAAAATATTATCACTCAGTTTGGCAAATCAACAGATGTCCCAACGCTTTGCCAGAGAGATTTTTATTGGCGCTCAATTGGGTCGTAAAAGTAAACATATTGTTCGCATTTTAAGTTATGGTGTCACTGAGGATAAAACTCCATTTTATGTAATGGAATGCCTGCAAGGAAAAAATCTCAAACAAATTCTGAAAACTCAGCCTTTAACAATATCAAGGTTTTTAGAAATTTGTAATCAAATTTGTTTAGGCTTACAATGTGCCCACCAAGGTATCAGCCTTAAAGGAGAGATTTATCCTATTGTTCACAGAGATATTAAACCAGAAAATATATTTATTGCTGAAGATATTAAAAAAGGTGAAATTGTTAAAATACTAGATTTTGGTATTGCCAAGTTTTTAACAGAGCGAAGTGGGATGACTTTAACAGATTCTTTTATTGGGAGTTTGCCTTACTGTTCTCCAGAACACATGGAAGGGCGTAAACTGTTAGATGTCCGCTCTGATATTTATAGTTTAGGAGTACTAATGTTTGAGATGCTGACAGGGAAACATCCATTTCAAACTAAAAGTAACTCCTTTGGTACTTGGTATCAAGCCCATCGCTTTCAAATGCCACCGACAGTTGAAGAAGTAAATCCGCAAGTTAAAATACCGGAAATATTAGAAAAAATATTGATGAGTTGTTTGGCTAAAGAAGTAAGCGATCGCCCTCAAAACATAAACCAAATATTAGAAGATTTAGAAAAAGTTAAGGCTCAACTTAATGATGTTATTCCTAGCCAGAGCAATGACATTCTTAAAGTCTCGCTTCCAGTTCAATTAGTACCCGCAACTTTATTATCAGAAAAAGAGTGTTTGCAGAAAATTTGGCCGAAAAATAAACCAATTGCGTCAATTGGGTTTCCTCATTTACTACAAACTCCCCAAAAACCTATACCAACTTTTTGGGCAATGTTGCCTAAAGAAGAGATTGTAAAATTTTTAGATAAAATACATGGTACTGAATTTATTAGTAAAATGAATGTATACCCGATGCTATTGTGGGTAACAGTACTATATGACATCCAACCTTCTACTACTAAATGGTTACCTTATTTTCTGGATATAAAAGATAATAAAGGTCAAAATATAGCACGTAGTTTGGCGGAAGTAGGTTACTATCATCTACTATTTTTTCCCCTAGAAGATCCAACTCACTGCTCTCATGTAACAACTTTAAATCTCACGGCTAAACAGCGCCAACAACTTCTAGATTGGTTAGATATGAGTCAACAGTCAAATGAACTAATCTTGCCTAATCAAGCCAAAAATATTCTACGAACAGAGTACGAAAAGCTGAAGTTAGAAATATTACAAAATTTAGCCACACATCAAAAAATTGAGAAAGAAGGTTTAAAAAATTGGATGACTAAATTATTGGAGATGTTTTTGAAACTTATATTACGTCCTTGA
- a CDS encoding esterase-like activity of phytase family protein, with translation MQFIKKIFVFPRILYFLIPILIISFVFTNFPSNGVEVSSIEFIGEATLPKGLIFQKTEVGGLSGITYNVKNNLYYAISDDRGQKAAARFYTLKIDLSKSSLQKGGIIPVSVTRLLNENGQTFRPGETDTEGIALTNKATVFISSEGNAEKLINPSIKEFSLSSDKEIVTLPIPNKFLPDKTSQQGIRNNLAFESLTITPDNKHLFTATENALIQDGVAAKPNIGSPCRILQYNLLNNQPEREFLYQTEPVTPFLNLIGKFASGLPDLLALDNQGHFISLERSFTGLGFAISLFQVSLEGADDIHNIDSLLAVDSKNIKPVKKKLLLDLRKLDVLLDNIEGLTLGPKLRDGQQSLILISDNNFNSLQRTQILAFKIKIETPLIRLLRRLLPNINL, from the coding sequence ATGCAGTTCATTAAAAAAATCTTTGTATTTCCACGAATTCTTTACTTTTTAATCCCGATTTTAATTATTAGCTTCGTATTTACAAACTTTCCGTCAAATGGTGTTGAGGTGAGTAGCATAGAATTTATCGGGGAAGCTACCTTACCGAAAGGTCTAATCTTTCAAAAAACTGAAGTTGGAGGTTTATCTGGAATTACATATAATGTAAAAAATAACCTTTATTACGCTATCTCTGACGATCGCGGACAAAAAGCTGCTGCTCGTTTCTACACCTTGAAAATCGACTTGAGCAAAAGTTCTCTACAAAAAGGTGGAATTATTCCAGTCAGCGTTACCAGATTATTAAATGAAAATGGTCAAACATTTCGCCCTGGTGAAACTGATACAGAAGGTATTGCATTAACTAACAAAGCAACTGTATTTATTTCTTCTGAAGGCAATGCTGAAAAATTAATTAATCCTTCTATTAAAGAATTCTCACTATCTTCTGATAAAGAAATTGTTACACTCCCCATACCAAACAAATTTTTGCCAGATAAAACTAGTCAACAGGGTATCCGCAACAATTTGGCTTTTGAAAGCCTCACCATCACACCCGATAACAAGCATCTATTTACAGCCACCGAAAATGCTCTAATTCAAGATGGGGTCGCCGCTAAACCTAATATCGGTAGTCCTTGCCGAATTTTGCAATACAACTTGCTCAACAACCAGCCAGAAAGGGAATTTCTTTACCAAACTGAACCAGTTACACCATTTTTGAATTTGATTGGCAAATTCGCTAGTGGATTACCTGATTTACTTGCTCTCGATAATCAAGGACACTTCATAAGTTTAGAACGGTCTTTCACTGGTTTAGGATTTGCTATTTCGCTGTTTCAAGTTTCTTTAGAAGGAGCCGATGATATTCATAATATTGATAGCCTTTTAGCAGTTGACTCCAAAAACATTAAACCAGTTAAGAAAAAACTGTTGTTAGATTTGAGAAAACTAGATGTACTGCTAGACAACATCGAAGGCTTAACTCTTGGCCCAAAACTACGGGATGGTCAACAATCATTAATTCTCATTAGTGATAATAATTTTAACTCCCTGCAACGCACCCAGATACTAGCCTTTAAAATTAAAATTGAAACTCCGCTAATTAGATTATTACGCCGTTTACTTCCGAATATTAACCTTTAA